A genomic region of Ochotona princeps isolate mOchPri1 chromosome 17, mOchPri1.hap1, whole genome shotgun sequence contains the following coding sequences:
- the TRIM25 gene encoding E3 ubiquitin/ISG15 ligase TRIM25, translating into MAELPPLNEELSCSICLELFNEPVTTPCGHNFCGVCLDKTWALQGPPFRCPQCRTGFQVRPQLHKNTVLSSLVKRLASTEQVQAPPDGWMPPVRPRAPSVAAQVACDHCLKELAVKTCFVCTASFCQEHLRPHLDSPAFLDHPLQPPVRDLQRRKCPQHNRLRDYFCPEHGECICHVCVIEHKTCSPAPLSQASADLENKLRHKLSIMFGQINGASKALGEVQARKQSVRDTCNRKLEQLRQEYQKIRALIDSTEASSIRKIKEDEKRVNSKFDTIYQVLLKKKSEIEAQKEKVEEGLKEADEFEFLEKTWKLQAISTKSVYIPKVELNHSLIKYVHQGTVDLQNVLKESIRQFEKKTKDLQGANDSGDLPKDKPASPGKKLAAMCHVMSPHSSPPSLPAATPSPAKNRPIFGAPGLVVHVKPTGPEAKADSVQISTEAVKAKVLKAFLEKSRSELLTYSSKVVLDYNTAHNRVALSEKYTVASVTEELQNYQPHAHRFTYCSQVLGLHGYKSGVHYWEVKLQKNDFCGVGICYGSMQRQGPESRLGRNSASWCVEWLNTKISAWHDKVEKTLPVTKATQVGVLLNCDHGFVIFFAIADKVHLLYKFKVDFTEAVYPAFWVFSSGAVLSICF; encoded by the exons ATGGCGGAGCTCCCACCCTTAAATGAGGAGTTGTCGTGCTCCATCTGTCTGGAGCTCTTCAACGAGCCGGTCACCACCCCGTGTGGCCACAACTTCTGCGGTGTGTGCCTGGACAAGACGTGGGCCCTCCAGGGCCCTCCGTTCCGGTGTCCACAGTGCCGCACCGGCTTCCAGGTGCGCCCGCAGCTGCACAAGAACACGGTGCTGTCGTCCTTGGTCAAACGGTTAGCGTCCACGGAGCAGGTCCAGGCACCCCCCGACGGCTGGATGCCACCCGTGCGCCCCAGGGCCCCCAGCGTGGCTGCCCAGGTGGCCTGCGACCACTGCCTCAAGGAGCTCGCCGTGAAGACTTGCTTCGTGTGCACGGCCTCGTTCTGCCAGGAGCACCTGCGGCCGCACCTCGACAGCCCCGCTTTCCTGGATCACCCGCTGCAGCCGCCGGTCCGTGACCTGCAGCGCCGCAAATGTCCCCAGCATAACCGGCTGCGGGACTACTTCTGCCCAGAGCACGGCGAATGCATCTGCCACGTCTGCGTGATAGAGCACAAGACCTGCTCGCCCGCGCCCCTGAGCCAGGCCAGCGCAGACCTGGAG AACAAGCTGCGACATAAGCTATCCATCATGTTCGGTCAGATCAATGGAGCATCGAAAGCTCTGGGTGAAGTGCAAGCCAGAAAACAAAGTGTGCGG GATACctgcaacaggaagctggagcagttGCGACAAGAATACCAGAAAATCAGGGCTCTCATTGACTCCACAGAGGCCAGCTCGATCCGGAAGATCAAGGAAGATGAGAAGAGAGTCAACAGCAAGTTCGACACCATTTATCAGGTTCTCCTCAAGAAGAAGAGTGAGATCGAGGCCCAGAAGGAGAAAGTCGAAGAGGGCCTCAAGGAGGCGGACGAGTTTGAATTTCTGGAG AAAACATGGAAGCTGCAAGCAATCTCAACCAAGTCAGTGTACATCCCCAAGGTGGAGCTGAATCACAGCCTGATCAAGTACGTCCACCAGGGCACCGTGGACCTTCAGAATGTGCTGAAGGAGTCCATCAGGCAGTTCGAGAAGAAGACCAAAGACCTCCAGGGCGCAA ATGACTCTGGAGACCTTCCCAAGGACAAACCCGCATCCCCTGGGAAGAAG CTGGCTGCTATGTGCCATGTCATGTCACCTCATAGCTCTCCTCCGTCATTACCAGCTGCCACCCCTTCCCCAGCCAAAAACCGCCCCATCTTCGGAGCCCCAGGACTAGTGGTACATGTGAAACCAACTGGCCCAGAGG CCAAAGCCGACTCCGTGCAGATAAGCacagaagcagtcaaggccaaagTGCTGAAGGCCTTCTTGGAAAAGTCTAGATCCGAACTCCTAACAT ATTCTTCTAAAGTCGTCTTGGACTACAACACTGCCCACAACAGGGTGGCTCTGTCTGAGAAGTACACTGTGGCCTCTGTGACTGAGGAGCTTCAGAACTACCAGCCACACGCCCACAGGTTCACATACTGCTCTCAGGTGCTGGGCCTGCACGGCTACAAGAGTGGGGTCCACTACTGGGAGGTGAAGCTACAGAAGAACGACTTCTGTGGGGTGGGTATCTGTTATGGCAGTATGCAACGCCAGGGCCCCGAGAGTCGTCTTGGTCGCAATAGTGCTTCCTGGTGCGTGGAGTGGCTCAACACCAAGATCTCAGCCTGGCACGATAAGGTGGAGAAAACCTTACCCGTCACCAAGGCCACACAGGTTGGCGTGCTTCTGAATTGTGACCACGGCTTTGTCATCTTCTTTGCCATTGCTGATAAGGTCCACCTGTTATATAAGTTCAAGGTCGACTTCACCGAAGCCGTGTACCCAGCTTTCTGGGTGTTCTCCTCTGGAGCCGTGCTCTCCATCTGCTTCTAG